A single genomic interval of Corallococcus caeni harbors:
- a CDS encoding acyclic terpene utilization AtuA family protein, translating to MDGRSLRIGNASGFYGDRFSAFREMLEGGPLDVLTGDYLAELTMLILGRDRLKNPDGGYARTFLRQLEETLGLAVERKVRIVANAGGLNPQGLANDLRALATKLGLSVNIAHVEGDDLVGRADELGFDQPLTANAYLGGWGIAACLDAGADIVVTGRVTDASLVVGPAASHFGWKRDDWDRLAGAMVAGHVLECGAQATGGNFARFGEIDVRRPGFPLAEVFADGSSIITKHPDTGGAVTVDTVKAQLVYEIGGARYAGPDATARFDTIVIDAEGPDRVRLSGVRGEPPPPDVKVCLNRLGGFRNDAQFVLVGLDIEEKAALVRTQLNATLKPRPSEVLYTLARTDHADAPSEEQASATLRVTVKDADPKVAGRAFTGAVVELALSSYPGFFLPALPGEASPFGVYTAGYVDARKVPHVAVLPDGRRIDVLPPEETRKLEAVPAPSLPAPRLAGPTRRAPLGQVALARSGDKGGDANIGVWVRTDEAWSWLVHTLTEERLRALLPETQALKIQRHVLPNLRALNFVIEGLLGEGVSSSTRFDQQAKALGEWLRSRHVDVPESLL from the coding sequence ATGGACGGGCGATCGCTGCGCATCGGCAATGCATCCGGCTTCTACGGCGACCGCTTCTCCGCGTTCCGGGAGATGCTGGAGGGCGGGCCGCTCGACGTGCTCACCGGCGACTACCTGGCGGAGCTGACCATGCTCATCCTGGGCCGCGACCGGCTGAAGAACCCGGACGGCGGCTACGCCCGGACGTTCCTGCGCCAGCTGGAGGAGACGCTCGGGCTCGCGGTGGAGCGCAAGGTGCGCATCGTCGCGAACGCCGGTGGCCTCAACCCGCAGGGGCTCGCGAACGACCTGCGCGCGCTCGCCACGAAGCTGGGACTGTCCGTCAACATCGCGCATGTCGAAGGCGATGACCTCGTCGGACGCGCGGATGAGCTTGGCTTCGACCAGCCCCTCACGGCGAACGCGTACCTCGGGGGCTGGGGCATCGCGGCCTGCCTGGACGCGGGCGCGGACATCGTCGTCACGGGGCGCGTGACGGACGCGTCGCTCGTCGTCGGCCCCGCGGCCTCCCACTTCGGCTGGAAGCGCGACGACTGGGACCGCCTCGCGGGCGCCATGGTCGCGGGCCACGTCCTGGAGTGCGGAGCCCAGGCCACGGGCGGCAACTTCGCGCGCTTCGGCGAAATCGACGTGCGCCGGCCCGGCTTCCCTCTGGCGGAGGTCTTCGCCGACGGCTCGAGCATCATCACGAAGCATCCGGACACCGGGGGCGCCGTCACCGTCGACACGGTGAAGGCCCAGCTCGTCTATGAAATCGGCGGGGCCCGCTATGCCGGCCCTGACGCCACCGCGCGCTTCGACACCATCGTGATCGACGCGGAGGGCCCCGACCGGGTGCGCCTGTCGGGCGTGCGCGGCGAGCCGCCCCCTCCGGACGTGAAGGTGTGCCTGAACCGGCTCGGCGGCTTCCGCAACGACGCCCAGTTCGTGCTGGTGGGCCTGGACATCGAGGAGAAGGCCGCGCTCGTGCGGACGCAGCTCAACGCGACGCTCAAGCCCCGGCCCTCGGAGGTCCTCTACACGCTCGCGCGCACCGACCACGCCGACGCCCCGAGCGAGGAGCAGGCGTCGGCGACCCTGCGGGTCACCGTGAAGGACGCCGACCCGAAGGTCGCCGGCCGGGCCTTCACCGGCGCCGTGGTGGAGCTCGCCCTGTCCAGCTACCCCGGCTTCTTCCTGCCCGCGCTGCCCGGTGAGGCTTCGCCCTTCGGCGTCTACACCGCGGGCTATGTGGACGCGCGGAAGGTGCCGCACGTGGCGGTGCTTCCGGATGGGCGGCGCATCGACGTGTTGCCTCCGGAGGAGACGCGGAAGCTCGAAGCCGTCCCCGCGCCGTCGCTGCCCGCGCCGCGGCTGGCGGGGCCCACCCGGCGCGCGCCGCTTGGTCAGGTCGCCCTGGCCCGCAGCGGCGACAAGGGCGGGGACGCGAACATCGGCGTCTGGGTCCGCACCGACGAGGCGTGGAGCTGGCTCGTGCACACCCTCACGGAGGAGCGGCTGCGCGCGCTGCTGCCGGAGACGCAGGCGCTGAAGATCCAGCGCCACGTGCTCCCGAACCTGCGCGCCCTGAACTTCGTCATCGAGGGACTGCTGGGCGAAGGCGTCTCGTCGTCCACCCGCTTCGATCAGCAGGCCAAGGCGCTGGGCGAGTGGCTGCGCTCGCGCCACGTCGACGTCCCGGAATCGCTTCTCTAG
- a CDS encoding acyl-CoA dehydrogenase family protein yields the protein MQQTQEHRAIRQTVRKFVEQELNPHVDAWEAAEIFPAREVFRKLGELGLLGITKPAEFGGLGLDASFSVAFAEELGHCTCGALPMAIGVVTDMATPALARFGSDTLRREFLAPTLTGERVCSIAVSEPGAGSDVASVTTTARRDGDDYVIDGSKMWITNGMQADWVCLLANTGEGPAHANKSLIIVPMDRPGITRSKIRKLGMWASDTAQLFFDGVRVPTRFRIGDEGRGFAMQMQQFQEERLFVSASTLVTFDRLIAQTAEYTRQRKAFGQSILDNQSVHFRLAELQTEVEALRALIYRTVGMYIENKDDPEVVKLASMCKLKSGRLARELVDGCLQYWGGMGFTWDNPVARAYRDLRLGSIGGGADEVMLGIISKAMGTLPRKAR from the coding sequence ATGCAGCAGACCCAGGAACACCGCGCCATCCGACAGACCGTCCGCAAGTTCGTGGAACAGGAGCTGAACCCGCATGTCGACGCCTGGGAGGCCGCGGAGATCTTCCCGGCCCGGGAGGTGTTCCGGAAGCTGGGCGAGCTGGGGCTGCTCGGCATCACGAAGCCCGCGGAGTTCGGCGGCCTGGGGCTCGACGCGTCGTTCTCCGTCGCCTTCGCCGAGGAGCTGGGTCACTGCACCTGCGGCGCGCTGCCCATGGCCATCGGCGTGGTGACGGACATGGCGACGCCCGCGCTCGCCCGCTTCGGCAGCGACACGCTGCGACGGGAGTTCCTGGCGCCGACGCTCACCGGCGAGCGCGTCTGCTCCATCGCGGTGAGCGAGCCCGGCGCCGGCTCCGACGTGGCGAGCGTGACGACCACGGCGCGCCGCGATGGCGACGACTACGTCATCGACGGCAGCAAGATGTGGATCACCAACGGCATGCAGGCGGACTGGGTCTGCCTGCTCGCCAACACGGGGGAGGGACCGGCACACGCGAACAAGTCGCTCATCATCGTGCCCATGGACCGCCCCGGCATCACGCGGTCGAAGATCCGCAAGCTCGGCATGTGGGCGTCCGACACGGCGCAGCTCTTCTTCGACGGCGTGCGCGTCCCCACGCGCTTCCGCATCGGCGACGAGGGGCGCGGCTTCGCCATGCAGATGCAGCAGTTCCAGGAGGAGCGGCTGTTCGTGTCCGCGAGCACGCTCGTCACCTTCGACCGGCTCATCGCCCAGACGGCCGAGTACACGCGGCAGCGCAAGGCCTTCGGCCAGTCCATCCTCGACAACCAGAGCGTGCACTTCCGGCTGGCCGAACTGCAGACGGAGGTGGAGGCGCTCCGGGCGCTCATCTACCGGACCGTCGGCATGTACATCGAGAACAAGGACGACCCGGAGGTCGTGAAGCTCGCCTCGATGTGCAAGCTCAAGTCGGGCCGGCTGGCCCGCGAGCTCGTCGACGGTTGCCTCCAGTACTGGGGGGGCATGGGCTTCACCTGGGACAACCCCGTCGCCCGCGCCTACCGCGACCTGCGTCTGGGCTCCATCGGTGGCGGCGCGGACGAGGTGATGCTCGGCATCATCAGCAAGGCCATGGGCACGCTGCCCCGCAAGGCACGCTAG
- a CDS encoding TetR/AcrR family transcriptional regulator, which produces MSGAASGTTRQEQERSRVTRQKLMTAAIEVLVEKGWAGATMGAIAERAGVSRGACQHHFPTRAALVAAAVEHVFHQQVEELVRRAKGLSESRRRVEPLLNLLHDVYAGPLFTAATHLWVAAGADAELKALLLPLETHVGREVHRLTVDLLGLDERDRDVRDAVRATLDLLRGLALANLLHDDTTRRRKVLAHWARTLEAQLTPKRAMQAD; this is translated from the coding sequence ATGAGCGGCGCGGCGAGCGGAACGACACGGCAGGAGCAGGAGCGCAGCCGGGTGACGCGGCAGAAGCTGATGACGGCCGCCATCGAGGTGCTCGTGGAGAAGGGCTGGGCGGGGGCGACAATGGGCGCCATCGCCGAGCGCGCGGGGGTGTCGCGTGGCGCCTGCCAGCACCACTTCCCGACGCGCGCGGCCCTGGTCGCGGCCGCCGTGGAGCACGTCTTCCACCAGCAGGTCGAGGAGCTGGTGCGGCGCGCGAAGGGCCTGTCGGAGAGCCGGCGGCGCGTCGAGCCCCTCTTGAACCTGCTCCATGACGTCTACGCCGGACCGCTCTTCACGGCCGCGACGCACCTGTGGGTGGCGGCCGGGGCCGACGCGGAGCTGAAGGCCCTGCTGCTGCCGCTCGAAACGCACGTGGGCCGCGAGGTGCACCGGCTCACCGTGGACCTGCTGGGATTGGACGAGCGCGACCGCGACGTGCGCGACGCCGTGCGCGCGACGCTGGACCTCCTGCGCGGCCTGGCGCTCGCGAACCTGCTCCACGACGACACCACCCGGCGCCGCAAGGTGCTTGCCCATTGGGCCCGGACGCTCGAAGCGCAGCTCACGCCGAAGCGCGCAATGCAAGCCGACTGA
- a CDS encoding SDR family oxidoreductase produces MGYRSVFAPDAFAGRTIIVTGAGSGIGRCTAHELASLGAHVVLVGRKQEKLAKVAGELASEGHASTQHAVDIRDEAAVRDMVAAVVKERGRIHGLVNNAGGQFPSPLSAISKKGFEAVVATNLTGGFLVAREVFNQSMTDHGGAIVNMLADAWNGMPGMGHSGAARAGMFNLTQTAAVEWAFAGVRVNAVAPGWVASSGLDTYEDPFVREMIPILRKQVPLHRLATEAEVSGAIVFLLSDVAAFITGEVIRIDGGASCNTKAFPLSEHSNSKPYDGFHLAQGPAILDGPKEK; encoded by the coding sequence ATGGGATACCGTTCAGTCTTCGCTCCGGATGCGTTCGCGGGCCGCACCATCATCGTCACCGGCGCCGGCAGCGGCATCGGCCGGTGCACCGCGCACGAGCTCGCGTCGCTCGGCGCGCACGTCGTCCTTGTCGGCCGCAAGCAGGAGAAGCTCGCGAAGGTCGCGGGGGAGCTGGCCTCCGAGGGCCATGCGTCCACGCAGCACGCCGTGGACATCCGCGACGAGGCCGCGGTGCGCGACATGGTCGCCGCCGTCGTCAAGGAGCGCGGCCGCATCCACGGGCTCGTGAACAACGCCGGCGGGCAGTTCCCGTCGCCGCTGTCGGCCATCTCCAAGAAGGGCTTCGAGGCGGTCGTCGCGACGAACCTCACCGGCGGCTTCCTGGTCGCGCGCGAGGTGTTCAACCAGTCCATGACCGACCACGGTGGCGCCATCGTGAACATGCTCGCGGATGCCTGGAACGGCATGCCGGGCATGGGCCACTCGGGCGCGGCCCGGGCCGGCATGTTCAACCTGACGCAGACCGCCGCCGTCGAATGGGCCTTCGCCGGGGTCCGCGTGAACGCCGTCGCGCCCGGCTGGGTCGCCTCCAGCGGCCTGGACACCTACGAGGACCCCTTCGTCCGCGAGATGATCCCCATCCTGCGCAAGCAGGTGCCGCTGCACCGGCTGGCCACGGAGGCGGAGGTCAGCGGCGCCATCGTCTTCCTCCTCTCCGACGTGGCGGCGTTCATCACCGGCGAGGTCATCCGCATCGACGGCGGGGCGTCCTGCAACACCAAGGCGTTCCCGCTGTCGGAGCACTCGAACTCCAAGCCATACGACGGGTTCCACCTGGCCCAGGGGCCCGCCATCCTCGACGGCCCGAAGGAGAAGTGA
- a CDS encoding acyl-CoA carboxylase subunit beta has protein sequence MPTLVSQVEPASAAFTTQREEMLARVAQLRAIEQKSRDTEQLAREKFKQRGQLLPRERLALLLDRGSPFLELSTLCGYKHHDDSDGSLAGGNTLIGIGFVSGVRCLVFVSNSAVKGGTATPWGVQKALRAQEIALENRLPVVSLVESGGANLLYQQEIFIPGGETFYNQAKLSAAGIPQVTVVHGSSTAGGAYIPGLSDHVVMVRGKAKVFLAGPPLLLAATGEVATDEDLGGAEMHTTVAGTSDHLAEDDADGIRIAREIVASLGWNDSLPASSRPGFEPPRYAVEELCGVVPIDHRRPYDCREVIARLVDGSDFSPFKDDYDALTVCGWARIEGRAVGIIGNNGPITAKGATKAGQFIQLCCQARTPIVYLQNTTGYMVGTQSEQGGIVKHGAKMLQAVANATVPQMTILLGGAFGAGNYGMCGRAFHPRFIFAWPNARTAVMGGEQAAKVLTIVATEKARRAGLPPDQEFLDGMAKPLIEQFDQESDAFHCSARLFDDGVIDPRDTRRVLGFILATCDEASRRTLSPNSFGVARL, from the coding sequence GTGCCTACGCTCGTCTCCCAAGTCGAACCGGCCTCCGCCGCCTTCACCACGCAGCGCGAGGAGATGCTCGCCCGCGTCGCCCAGCTGCGCGCCATCGAGCAGAAGTCGCGCGACACCGAGCAGCTGGCCCGCGAGAAGTTCAAGCAGCGCGGGCAGTTGCTCCCGCGCGAGCGTCTGGCGCTGCTGCTCGACCGGGGCTCGCCCTTCCTGGAGCTCTCCACGCTCTGCGGCTACAAGCACCACGACGACAGCGACGGCTCGCTGGCCGGTGGCAACACCCTCATCGGCATTGGCTTCGTGTCCGGCGTGCGCTGTCTGGTGTTCGTGAGCAACTCCGCCGTGAAGGGCGGCACCGCGACGCCGTGGGGCGTCCAGAAGGCCCTGCGCGCGCAGGAGATTGCCCTGGAGAACCGGCTGCCCGTCGTGTCGCTCGTGGAGAGCGGCGGCGCGAACCTGCTCTACCAGCAGGAGATCTTCATCCCGGGCGGGGAGACCTTCTACAACCAGGCGAAGCTGTCCGCGGCCGGCATCCCGCAGGTCACCGTCGTCCACGGGTCCAGCACGGCGGGCGGCGCGTACATCCCGGGCCTGTCCGACCACGTCGTGATGGTGCGCGGCAAGGCGAAGGTGTTCCTCGCCGGCCCGCCGCTATTGCTCGCGGCCACGGGCGAGGTCGCTACGGACGAGGACCTGGGCGGCGCGGAGATGCACACCACCGTGGCCGGGACCTCGGATCACCTCGCGGAGGACGACGCCGACGGCATCCGCATCGCGCGGGAGATCGTCGCGTCGCTCGGCTGGAATGATTCCCTGCCTGCGTCCTCGCGTCCCGGCTTCGAGCCGCCGCGCTACGCGGTGGAGGAGCTGTGCGGCGTCGTGCCCATCGACCACCGGCGGCCCTACGACTGCCGCGAGGTGATTGCCCGGCTCGTGGATGGCTCGGACTTCTCGCCGTTCAAGGACGACTACGACGCGCTCACCGTCTGCGGCTGGGCGCGCATCGAGGGCCGGGCGGTGGGCATCATCGGCAACAACGGGCCCATCACGGCGAAGGGCGCGACGAAGGCGGGGCAGTTCATCCAGCTCTGCTGCCAGGCGCGCACGCCCATCGTCTACCTGCAGAACACCACCGGCTACATGGTGGGCACCCAGTCCGAGCAGGGCGGCATCGTGAAGCACGGCGCGAAGATGCTGCAGGCCGTGGCGAACGCGACCGTGCCGCAGATGACCATTCTGCTGGGTGGCGCCTTCGGTGCGGGCAACTACGGCATGTGCGGCCGTGCGTTCCATCCGCGCTTCATCTTCGCCTGGCCCAACGCGCGCACCGCGGTGATGGGCGGCGAGCAGGCGGCGAAGGTGCTGACCATCGTCGCCACGGAGAAGGCCCGGCGCGCGGGGCTGCCGCCCGACCAGGAGTTCCTGGACGGGATGGCGAAGCCGCTCATCGAGCAGTTCGACCAGGAGTCGGACGCCTTCCACTGCAGCGCGCGGCTGTTCGACGACGGTGTCATCGACCCCCGGGACACGCGGCGGGTGCTCGGGTTCATCCTGGCCACGTGCGATGAGGCTTCGCGCCGCACGCTGTCACCCAACTCCTTCGGCGTCGCCCGGCTGTAG
- a CDS encoding zinc-dependent metalloprotease, protein MFKKAAVLVASCGALLSGCGTDLESENQEIVANLIEAGFPADDIMEADGQVYVGRDAHVSLAASREMLQTGKETQEQYRTTNLVSSSVTKICVNPTSTFNSYTRLSQGLDLAIQNYNQRALSFTMARGPTTGCSANITATVTSGAGGSAGFPSGGLPYNTINIGTSLNTYSVDVNEHVITHELGHTIGFRHSDYYNRAISCGGAASNEGTAGVGAILISGTPSTATVGGSIMNSCFRSTETGEWTSSDITALNAIY, encoded by the coding sequence ATGTTCAAGAAGGCGGCAGTCCTCGTGGCGAGCTGTGGTGCGTTGCTGTCTGGCTGCGGTACCGACCTGGAGAGCGAGAACCAGGAGATCGTCGCCAACCTGATCGAGGCCGGCTTCCCCGCGGACGACATCATGGAGGCGGACGGTCAGGTGTACGTGGGCCGTGACGCGCACGTGAGCCTGGCGGCGTCCCGCGAGATGCTCCAGACGGGCAAGGAGACCCAGGAGCAGTACCGCACGACGAACCTCGTCTCCTCGAGCGTGACGAAGATCTGCGTGAACCCCACGTCCACGTTCAACAGCTACACCCGCCTGAGCCAGGGCCTTGACCTGGCCATCCAGAACTACAACCAGCGCGCCCTGAGCTTCACCATGGCGCGTGGCCCCACCACGGGCTGCAGCGCGAACATCACCGCGACGGTGACCTCCGGCGCCGGCGGCTCCGCGGGCTTCCCGTCGGGCGGCCTGCCCTACAACACCATCAACATCGGCACCAGCCTGAACACCTACAGCGTGGACGTGAACGAGCACGTCATCACGCACGAGCTGGGTCACACCATCGGCTTCCGTCACTCGGACTACTACAACCGCGCCATCTCCTGCGGCGGCGCCGCCAGCAACGAGGGCACCGCGGGCGTGGGCGCCATCCTCATCAGCGGCACGCCGAGCACCGCGACGGTGGGCGGCTCCATCATGAACTCCTGCTTCCGCTCCACGGAGACGGGCGAGTGGACCAGCTCCGACATCACGGCGCTGAACGCCATCTACTAA
- a CDS encoding DUF6068 family protein → MSMRPSLPIAALLGAALSFLPGCESTKSSGPSPSDTRSQDTASVQSADAWARARVGDRVTYGFTATQGPSPRGGGGTARTLQGQLTLEVVAVQQPWVWVRVAFSDASGKPLSQARLAQDLLLPVRADTTRPLEVPHGGKASAEVASSAGRSWEAVRYVSDQRPVDGPLRTHVYANTPGPLYLTRGLIEAGMEASGFGAQGGFQMTLREVREGSAEASAPAPALERPLGPGAYYERFVDVAGTTPGVQRVCFSAERGYLLRTEGPVEANAAPCSDFSQAEPEPLEELLMGLPWEVLSAGDWPPAAALSGTRGTFSAEGRDVPALITRSSEDVEGTQRVFSETYAAEPWAPGLAGLPYEARFQPLASSTERVVTGGKNAPEGGARIVRWGSWLPGAK, encoded by the coding sequence ATGTCCATGCGCCCTTCCCTCCCCATCGCCGCGCTGTTGGGTGCGGCCCTGTCGTTCCTCCCCGGCTGCGAGAGCACGAAGTCGAGCGGCCCGTCCCCTTCCGACACGCGGTCGCAAGACACCGCGTCCGTGCAGTCCGCTGATGCCTGGGCGCGCGCACGCGTGGGAGACCGCGTCACCTACGGCTTCACCGCGACGCAAGGGCCTTCGCCCCGGGGCGGTGGCGGCACCGCGCGCACCCTCCAGGGGCAGCTGACGCTGGAGGTGGTGGCCGTGCAGCAGCCCTGGGTGTGGGTGCGCGTGGCCTTCAGCGACGCGTCCGGCAAGCCCCTCTCCCAGGCGCGACTGGCGCAGGACCTGCTCCTCCCCGTGCGCGCGGACACGACGCGCCCGCTCGAAGTCCCTCACGGGGGCAAGGCCTCCGCCGAGGTCGCGTCCAGCGCGGGCCGCAGCTGGGAGGCCGTCCGCTACGTCAGCGACCAGCGCCCCGTGGACGGCCCGCTGCGCACGCACGTGTACGCCAACACGCCGGGCCCGTTGTACCTCACCCGTGGCCTGATTGAAGCGGGCATGGAGGCGTCAGGCTTCGGCGCACAGGGCGGCTTCCAGATGACGCTGCGCGAGGTGCGTGAGGGTTCAGCGGAGGCCAGCGCCCCCGCGCCCGCGTTGGAGCGGCCCCTGGGTCCGGGCGCGTACTACGAGCGGTTCGTGGACGTGGCGGGCACCACGCCCGGAGTCCAGCGCGTGTGCTTCAGCGCCGAGCGTGGCTACCTGCTGCGCACCGAGGGCCCCGTCGAGGCCAACGCCGCCCCGTGCTCGGACTTCTCCCAGGCCGAGCCGGAGCCCCTGGAGGAGCTGCTGATGGGCCTGCCGTGGGAGGTGCTGTCCGCGGGGGACTGGCCGCCCGCCGCCGCCCTGTCCGGCACCCGTGGCACGTTCAGCGCGGAGGGCCGCGACGTGCCTGCCCTCATCACGCGGAGCAGTGAGGACGTCGAGGGCACCCAGCGCGTCTTCTCCGAGACCTACGCAGCCGAGCCGTGGGCGCCGGGACTCGCGGGCCTGCCCTACGAGGCGCGCTTCCAGCCGCTCGCCAGCAGCACGGAGCGCGTCGTGACGGGCGGCAAGAACGCTCCGGAGGGTGGCGCGCGGATCGTGCGCTGGGGTTCGTGGCTCCCGGGAGCGAAGTGA
- a CDS encoding zinc-dependent metalloprotease, which produces MFKSAAVLVVGCGALLSGCGGDLEQEHQEIVSNLLEAGFQAGDIQVSEEAVYVGGDALVSVEASREMLQSGGDSAEQYRTTNVVSTSLVTKICINPTSTFTSNSRLSQGLDLAIQNYNALGLCFTMVRGPTTGCSANITATTAAGTVYSSGYPSGGRPYGTITIGTGWNTAPLDTVEHIVTHELGHTLGMRHSDYYSQVISCGTGGSEGTAGVGAILIPGTPATSYVNGSIFNACLPPNPTGEFTSTDITALTYLYRC; this is translated from the coding sequence ATGTTCAAGAGTGCGGCGGTGCTCGTGGTGGGCTGTGGTGCGTTGCTGTCCGGCTGCGGTGGCGACCTGGAGCAGGAGCACCAGGAGATCGTCTCCAACCTGCTGGAGGCGGGGTTCCAGGCGGGCGACATCCAGGTCTCGGAAGAGGCGGTCTACGTGGGGGGCGACGCGCTGGTGAGCGTCGAGGCCTCTCGCGAGATGCTCCAGTCCGGCGGGGACAGCGCTGAGCAGTACCGGACGACCAACGTCGTCAGCACGTCCCTCGTGACGAAGATCTGCATCAACCCGACGTCCACGTTCACCAGCAACAGCCGGCTGAGCCAGGGCCTGGACCTGGCCATCCAGAACTACAACGCCCTGGGCCTCTGCTTCACGATGGTGCGGGGGCCCACCACCGGCTGCAGCGCGAACATCACCGCGACGACCGCGGCGGGCACGGTCTACAGCTCGGGCTACCCCTCGGGGGGCCGTCCCTACGGGACCATCACCATCGGCACGGGGTGGAACACCGCGCCGCTGGACACGGTCGAGCACATCGTCACCCACGAGCTGGGGCACACGCTGGGCATGCGCCACTCGGACTACTACTCCCAGGTCATCAGCTGCGGCACCGGGGGCAGCGAAGGCACGGCGGGCGTGGGGGCCATCCTCATCCCCGGCACGCCCGCCACGTCCTACGTGAACGGGTCGATCTTCAATGCCTGTCTTCCGCCGAACCCGACCGGTGAGTTCACCAGCACGGACATCACCGCGCTGACGTACCTCTACCGCTGCTGA
- a CDS encoding trypsin-like serine peptidase: protein MAVRPLESFMSPRGRILAGTFLLLGLMACGKEKVPAASHPAVCESPTASRVRQPSEVHGLTQCGPTADFTPINSYQGEFADVAQANEDAVVLIDGRCTGTLIEASAGPVVVTAGHCVALGDRPLLVFNFEEQSDGDPLITEGTVIEQSLEPDYALIQLDVLPKVTPVLLTAVPSERLAIIQHPRGKPKVIAEGEYLDACNSLLYYVDLDTLVGSSGAGVLNRQGHLLGIHTDGDCDDAGRGANRGWTTEAIVAASPYLVDADIVER from the coding sequence ATGGCGGTGCGACCCCTTGAGTCCTTCATGAGTCCGAGGGGTCGCATCCTCGCGGGCACCTTCCTCCTCCTGGGCCTGATGGCCTGTGGAAAGGAGAAGGTGCCCGCGGCTTCCCATCCAGCAGTCTGTGAGAGTCCCACGGCGTCGCGGGTGCGCCAGCCGTCGGAGGTGCATGGCCTCACGCAGTGTGGCCCGACCGCCGACTTCACCCCCATCAACAGCTACCAGGGCGAGTTCGCGGACGTCGCGCAGGCGAACGAGGACGCGGTCGTCCTGATTGACGGGCGCTGCACCGGAACGTTGATTGAAGCGAGCGCGGGGCCCGTGGTGGTAACGGCGGGGCACTGCGTCGCGCTCGGCGACCGGCCGCTGCTTGTCTTCAACTTCGAGGAGCAGTCCGACGGCGACCCGCTCATCACCGAGGGCACCGTCATCGAGCAGTCGCTCGAACCCGACTACGCGCTCATCCAGCTCGACGTGCTTCCAAAGGTGACGCCGGTGCTGCTGACGGCCGTCCCCAGCGAACGCCTGGCGATCATCCAGCATCCCCGGGGCAAGCCCAAGGTCATCGCCGAGGGCGAGTACCTGGATGCGTGCAACTCGCTGCTCTACTACGTGGACCTGGACACCCTGGTCGGAAGCTCCGGCGCGGGCGTGCTCAACCGCCAGGGACACCTGCTGGGCATCCACACCGACGGTGATTGCGACGACGCCGGCCGTGGCGCGAACCGGGGTTGGACGACGGAAGCGATTGTCGCGGCGTCGCCCTACCTGGTGGACGCGGACATCGTCGAGCGCTGA
- a CDS encoding Ig-like domain-containing protein, with product MAVVGCGEVASTPDTTVSQARQEDAATFGQLVARLSGPEAPEDFVRSWLTKESGPESSLQSPAMRERAAQLLRDWPVRADGKLDLTRPPLRLRDLARGNAGDGPSAFNALEANGRPLKLIVTAQADRLLLEEDPDTQAPTVELTAPAPGSYVRSTVAVTANATDDVGVARVDFFDGTTPIGSATAAPYSISWNTTSQASGVHSLTAQAFDAAGNSGTSSVVSVTVDNNPPLIVGSQPQNPPIMQNYVRGTVNASWTVALQGGAPVALAQVFQNGGVVSSNPTSSGSTYYYSWNTLVLGNRSYTLGFQATDAAGNPSVVYTRTFIVDNAKPSLSVITSPANGAVVSGVVTLAASASDSQAMAYVIFEVDGVWLTPFATTAPYTKTWDTTGLSGTHTLVAIATDRAGNERRSNPITVTVP from the coding sequence TTGGCTGTCGTTGGCTGTGGTGAGGTCGCGAGCACCCCGGACACCACCGTGTCCCAGGCCCGACAGGAGGACGCGGCGACCTTCGGCCAGCTGGTGGCGCGGCTGAGCGGCCCCGAGGCTCCCGAGGACTTCGTGCGGAGCTGGCTCACGAAGGAGTCCGGCCCCGAGTCGAGCCTCCAGAGCCCCGCCATGCGGGAGCGCGCAGCCCAGCTGCTCCGCGACTGGCCGGTGCGCGCCGACGGGAAGCTGGACCTGACGCGCCCTCCCCTGCGCCTGCGCGACCTGGCGCGGGGCAACGCGGGTGACGGCCCCTCCGCCTTCAACGCGCTCGAAGCGAACGGCCGGCCGCTGAAGCTCATCGTCACGGCGCAGGCGGACCGGCTCCTGCTGGAGGAGGATCCCGACACCCAGGCGCCCACCGTGGAGCTCACCGCGCCGGCCCCGGGCAGCTACGTGCGCTCCACCGTCGCCGTCACCGCGAACGCGACGGATGACGTGGGCGTCGCCCGCGTGGACTTCTTCGACGGCACCACGCCCATCGGCTCGGCCACGGCGGCGCCGTACAGCATCTCCTGGAACACGACGTCCCAGGCGTCGGGGGTGCACTCGCTGACGGCGCAGGCCTTCGATGCGGCCGGCAACAGCGGCACCTCCAGCGTGGTGAGCGTCACGGTGGACAACAATCCCCCGCTGATCGTCGGGAGCCAGCCCCAGAACCCGCCCATCATGCAGAACTACGTGCGCGGCACCGTCAACGCGTCGTGGACGGTGGCCCTGCAGGGCGGCGCGCCCGTGGCCCTGGCGCAGGTCTTCCAGAACGGGGGCGTGGTGTCGTCCAACCCCACCAGCAGCGGCAGCACCTACTACTACTCGTGGAACACCCTGGTCCTGGGCAACCGCTCGTACACCCTGGGCTTCCAGGCGACCGACGCCGCGGGCAACCCGTCCGTGGTCTACACGCGGACGTTCATCGTGGACAACGCGAAGCCGTCCCTCTCCGTCATCACCTCGCCTGCCAACGGCGCGGTGGTCAGCGGCGTCGTCACGCTGGCGGCCTCCGCGAGCGACAGCCAGGCCATGGCCTACGTCATCTTCGAGGTGGACGGCGTGTGGCTCACGCCCTTCGCGACCACCGCGCCGTACACGAAGACGTGGGACACCACGGGCCTGTCCGGCACGCACACCCTCGTCGCCATCGCCACGGACCGCGCGGGCAACGAGCGGCGCAGCAATCCCATCACCGTCACCGTGCCCTGA